AAATGCAGACCACGATAGTCAATACCGGCACCGAATTCAGTGGTTTTGGATCTCTCCTTATGTAGTTTATCATCTCCATTTTCTTCAATCATGATGGTATAATGATCGTTGCCGGCATAGAGTTCATTGATATCGGGAGCGCGTTCTGCATGTACGTAAGATGCTTTTACATAAGCAATATTGAACAGATCCCATTGCAGGGCTGTATTAAAATGATTCAGGTAAAAATTCCTGGGTGATAATTTGCCGCCAGCCAAGCCCCTGCTGGGTTTATAGCCATTGCCGGGAATAGCACGACGTAAGGCAATATCATGTCGGTACCCCAGATCGGCATGTATTTGATTAGCGATGGTGATGTGTTGTAAGGAGAATGCGCCGTAGTCCTGGCTTTTGTTGTCAGGCAGGTAACGTTGTGCACCCCTGCCGCTCATATTGACAGCAGAAAGGTCGATACCGCTGGTTCCTTTCAGCAATTTTATTGGTTTTTGTTTCCATTCCAACCTTGCAACATGCCGATTGGTGTTGAATCTGTTTGATTCGTAGCTGCCGGATAATTCTTCATCATTCGTCAGCTGGAACAGGTAGTTAAATTGCAGCGATGATGTACCTGATTCAAGCAAAATACTGTTTGACTGCGACCGGATGTTGATAGGCTGATAGCCTGATTCATACCAGGCAAAACCAGGAATGCCGTAATAGCTATAACTGGCGCGGTAGCCGATTCCTGCGTAGAATTTATCACGGATATAAGTTGCGCCTGCGTTTGTGGCAATGCTATGTGCATGACTGTTAGGCATCACGCCACGTTTTACGGGGGCATAATCATAGATCCCTTTTACTACGGTAGTGGAAAGCGGGGTATTGGGGTCCTGCCCGGGGATATATTTATCATTCTTTGGATTTTGTACGATTTCGCCATCGATGGTGGAGGTTGACTGGAATGTATATAAATCGGCTTCAGTCAGATCCCATGCAGGATTACCCATATTATCCAATACAAACTGGCTGATATAGGGATAGAGACTGAGGTTGCGGATCGTTTCCTTGTCAACCCTTACCTGTGCCATGGTTTGGGTCAGGTCATCAATTTTCGGATCGTAGGCGATAGGAGCCTTGGTATTACCGGGAATACGGATATTTCCGTTCCAGCGATTCATTGCCCCGAAGTGCCATGCCCAGTGTTTGGCCATGTTGCCGTTGAGGTCAAAGCCTTGTTTATAACCGTTGTTGGTACTGCCTTCTGCTGTTACCGATCCTGTTAATTGTTTGGAAAAACGGGATGCGGGGATGGAATTATCTTTCAGGTTCACCGCACCGCCAATGGCTTTGCCTCCGTACAGGATACTCGCGCTGCTTTTGTAGACATCGATGCCTAGCAGGTTAGCCATATCAGTGCTTACATTCAGACTGGGGCTGATACCTGAGAGCTCACTTAATGCGACCCCGTTGGAGAGCGTTCTCACCCGGTTTCCACTGAGACTTCTGATCACAGGTGCACCGGAGTTAGGGCCAAAATAAGAGTTTTGCACACCAGCCATATGACTGAGGGTTTCTCCCAATGTAGCAGCTTGATATAGCTCCAGGTCTTTGCTGGTAATCGTTTTTGCATTTGGATCAGGGTTGTTTCCTTTTCCTGAAATGGTCACTTCAGAAAGGTCTACTTTTTTCAAGGTATCGGGTGTATGATCTTGCTGTGCATAGGCATGGAACGCTATTGAAATTAGCGTAACAGTTAGCATATAGGCAGCACATTTTTTAAGGTACATTTTTATTAGGATTAGGTATTCGCATCAGCGTTGCAAAGATAGAAATCAGGCACACATTAGCAACAATGTTGCAGATATATTTTTTTATTGAGCAGATTATAATTTATAATTAACTGAATTACAGCAAAATGAAATTATACATCCATTCATGAATGAGCCCATAACAAATGCACTATTGTTGCATTTATAAAATATTCGGCTACTTTCGCGGAAACTTTTTCATTAGACATGCCAAACATTTACACCAAACTCCTCGCCATATCCGGAGGGGTCCTGATGACTATTTTCTCGTCTTGTAGCAAAGAAGATCAAAAGCAGGCAAAGGAAGTTGCGATCAATATGCCTGTTGCACTTTCACTCAATTATGGGGAAGAAAAAGACCTGGATCTACCTGCTGATTTGCTTTCCCAGCAGGATGTCAATTTCACACTTGCGTTTACGGGGAATGAGAACATTCAAATCAATGCAGATAGCAGGCTGTATGATCAATTGGCAAAGGCTATTACTTTGGACAGGCAAGTGGGCAAGCTCCATGTAAACAGTGGATTGATTTATCCGAATGGCGCTGTATCAGGAACTACAGGCAAGAAGTTGCCAGACAATTACCAGGTTACGCTTATTGCAAACAACCAGGATGAAACATTGAAGGGTAAGCAAACTATCACGGTGACTGTAACACCGGCAAAAGCAGGCATCAGGGGGCTTGACAATTCGGGCGATCTGTCCTATGCTTATGTGCTGTATAGCGATCCTGAAGCAGGGTTTGAGCTGGAGGCCAATGGTCTGTCATTGGAGGGTACTTCGTGGTATCTTGACAGTACAGGTATTGCGGGTGTTGTCGCATTAAGTGGCAATAAAATCCAGTTTAAAAAAGGTGCTGGTAACCCTGATAAGAAGACTGAGAAGGTTTACGAGCTGCTAACTACGCTGAGAAAAGATGGTTTTGATGTGGCCAGCAGGAAATTCCGTGTCACTTTTATTCCGCAGATCAGGTTCTTTTATGGTACTTATTATCCTGAGTATGATCTGACAGTGGTGACGAACCAGGTTTACATTGCGTTGGGGAATGCATATGTTGCTGCGGCGCCTACCTTGTATCCGGAGAAGTATAAATCGGCGTTTAGTCTTATTGCGCTTGAGAAGGATGGGATTGCATTTGAGGATAAGGATGGATTGTTTTCGCTGAATGAGAAAACGGGGGCGATTACGGTGAAGAAGAATACGAGTCTGACAGCCGGGAGTTATCAACTGAGAGTGAAAGCCTTGACTACGACGGGGTTGACGTTTACGACTACGATGACGTTGAATATGGCTAAGCTGGAAGAGTAAAATGGCCTATTTGCAGTATTAATGCTCAATTTCAATTTTTCTATGTTACCGGCTGTGAGGGCCGGTAATTTAAACTATTGAATAATTGAAACATTGACATTATGGGGAAGTATGCCAGGTTGCTTTTAGATATAAATCAGGTCGATCATTTTCTCACTAACGTACTGGAATTTGAGCTGGAAGAAGATGAAATCTGAAAACCTAATAGCAACGGCCCAGGAACTCAAACGCCTGGGATATGAAGTACATCTTACCCCAGTAGCTCTTCCAAAGCGGGAAGCCACTATCAGGGCTATAAAAAGATACAACAAGTCAGGCCGTTATGTACCATTGGGGATGATATTTGATGATTTTAGCAATGATCCCGGTTTAACCTATTACCTGCTAAAATGCGAAAAGCCGGATCTATTCAAAAGTTTTGGCGCAATTTCCACCCATGTTGCATTTGGCCAACCTTATATTACTGTCAATATTGAAGGAGACAATCCTGCTGCCATGTTTAAATTCTAGAAAATAGCTTTAAATTAGTAGTATGCCAAAAGCAAGAAATCAAAAAGGGAAAAAGGGGAATATGACAAACAATCACACAAAAAGTAGAGGATTTTCCCAAAACATTATACTTGCTGCTGGAAAGCATGCTGTTAAGGAAGATCATTTTAGTACAATTGAATATAAAGAATTAGTCAGAAGGCACGCTGCTGCAATTGCATTTATTAGTGAGAGGGAAGAGCGCGAATTAGATCTTATGGTCAGAGATTTCAAACTATTAAAAGCAGGTAAGCTTTAAAATATTGATACTATAAATTTAAAAAGCCCGTGCGATTGCACGGGCTTTTTTATTGCAATGATTTGGTTTTAATTTTCGTAACTCAATTCACAATAGAACTTCGCATCATTTGTACCCAATGCCTCCAATGCAGAATCACTCAGTTTGATAATCAACCCAGCATTCCCTTTAATCTGGGGAATCGTTTCCAGTACTTTCGCATAGATATACTTACCATTCAATGGGTTCGTCACTTTTATAATCGTACCTCTCTGCGCGGTATTATGCAAAGCGTAATACTTCC
This window of the Chitinophaga sancti genome carries:
- a CDS encoding TonB-dependent receptor, with product MLTVTLISIAFHAYAQQDHTPDTLKKVDLSEVTISGKGNNPDPNAKTITSKDLELYQAATLGETLSHMAGVQNSYFGPNSGAPVIRSLSGNRVRTLSNGVALSELSGISPSLNVSTDMANLLGIDVYKSSASILYGGKAIGGAVNLKDNSIPASRFSKQLTGSVTAEGSTNNGYKQGFDLNGNMAKHWAWHFGAMNRWNGNIRIPGNTKAPIAYDPKIDDLTQTMAQVRVDKETIRNLSLYPYISQFVLDNMGNPAWDLTEADLYTFQSTSTIDGEIVQNPKNDKYIPGQDPNTPLSTTVVKGIYDYAPVKRGVMPNSHAHSIATNAGATYIRDKFYAGIGYRASYSYYGIPGFAWYESGYQPINIRSQSNSILLESGTSSLQFNYLFQLTNDEELSGSYESNRFNTNRHVARLEWKQKPIKLLKGTSGIDLSAVNMSGRGAQRYLPDNKSQDYGAFSLQHITIANQIHADLGYRHDIALRRAIPGNGYKPSRGLAGGKLSPRNFYLNHFNTALQWDLFNIAYVKASYVHAERAPDINELYAGNDHYTIMIEENGDDKLHKERSKTTEFGAGIDYRGLHFLVNRYHTIFNNYMYLAHTGISRSGGFLVKEWRQSDTKITGWEAELGYKSTFGKYCNWELSSFFDLVKNSNVSNDPLRQWAEGDYMPNMPTSRYNITGKINYQKIEMNVLFDRYLEQQYLGKNINPEPPMPAYSMLGARVTYRRKTTSYYLSGNNLLNVEARPQNSYLKYLAPLPGINIALGIKVFI
- a CDS encoding zeta toxin family protein, with amino-acid sequence MKSENLIATAQELKRLGYEVHLTPVALPKREATIRAIKRYNKSGRYVPLGMIFDDFSNDPGLTYYLLKCEKPDLFKSFGAISTHVAFGQPYITVNIEGDNPAAMFKF